In the genome of Coraliomargarita algicola, one region contains:
- a CDS encoding hybrid sensor histidine kinase/response regulator, translated as MPELSEQMIHSLQDLDEAKRQLQQLSKELRDLRASEMYHRTTFNSIGDAVMTTDASGRILKMNRVAEELTGWTTGEAYGRDSREVFRIINTISREIAESPVERVLREGVVVGLANHTSLLSKDGKEYPIADSGAPIKDDSNVMMGVVLVFHDVSLHYENEAKIRRNEQFLASLLENSPLPTWIAGADGYVIRTNPVLCQKLNLSSDAIIGHYNPLKDPNLEQAGVMHKVHQVFYENKVAVFELLWQPHLFSEGYNEGHARHVNVILYPITNDAGVLNNVVCQWADVTEAKEAELALEHTKTLFRMSRDLAAVGAWSLDIQTGVFEWSKETFQIMGRDPEKFFPTLETVDVVFYENDQQIWEEHIKKSLEEARPHHFELRIVQPGGNVRQISVTGKMRWDAQGEPTVLSGVMRDVTDERKKEARLKMISEATENAYSGFDIVDQDGKFVYANKSYLDMWGYDRLEEIVGTSPAGHCVDPEMPARIIATVKKHGRFEQIFEAKRKDGTHFTVLMNGGISHDEYGRELYFSYSLDITERELNNARLQHLTTVLRSVRKVNQLITRKQPDANTLLREVTRILVRDRGYSYVSCALVDRHGNVSDFLESADQSEHCALSINCEIGQPLTCYNLFCAKDHCMHYKDSCDLSAIQASEVESSDIQESHRFCGLLEYEQIVYGVLTICTAQGVQATEEELALFKEMCNDIAFALHSIELEAQKQEAFQHMALAKSEAEVANRAKDEFLAVMSHELRTPLNPILGFTDLLRKGATPEDLELLDIIYRSGERQLKLIEAILDYTRLDQGKLNQNNTTFNLLEICRLAFDGIRPMSDGLAYEFVNGQGDLMAISETLKVVHDSEILLRILSNLLQNACKYTDEGYVRLTVGQVHSSSSDLPEFCFIIEDSGIGISTESKEKIFNAFTQVDSSCSRAHGGLGLGLAICSKLIAFSNGRIEVSSQAGKGSTFTVTLPLEIQEPELPHSTQPEAGEGQAGGSAALRSLRLLLVEDDGFNRLYFESLMKKIGLDYTLADGGHTAIEACRQKKFDVILMDLHMPELSGFETMDLIRSEGANRATPIYALTADNSVGMHEQCLSTGMVDVLTKPISPNQLEEILEAIAQK; from the coding sequence ATGCCTGAACTCAGTGAGCAGATGATTCATTCGCTTCAAGACTTGGATGAGGCGAAGCGTCAATTACAGCAGTTGAGCAAAGAGTTAAGAGATTTGCGAGCGAGTGAGATGTATCATCGCACAACCTTTAACTCTATTGGTGATGCTGTGATGACCACAGATGCGAGTGGGCGTATTTTGAAAATGAACCGAGTGGCTGAAGAGTTGACTGGTTGGACGACTGGCGAGGCCTATGGTCGAGATTCCCGTGAGGTCTTTCGAATCATCAATACCATCTCACGTGAAATAGCAGAAAGCCCCGTGGAGCGTGTTTTACGTGAGGGGGTAGTCGTTGGTTTAGCGAATCATACTTCTTTGCTTTCCAAGGATGGAAAAGAATACCCGATCGCGGATAGTGGTGCACCGATTAAAGATGATTCAAATGTCATGATGGGGGTGGTGCTCGTATTTCACGATGTATCTCTGCATTATGAGAACGAAGCCAAAATTCGTCGTAATGAACAGTTTCTTGCTTCTCTTTTGGAAAACAGTCCATTGCCGACATGGATTGCTGGAGCGGATGGTTATGTGATTCGCACGAATCCTGTCTTGTGTCAGAAACTAAATCTTTCGTCGGATGCAATTATCGGGCATTATAATCCTTTGAAAGATCCTAACTTGGAGCAGGCGGGGGTCATGCATAAGGTTCATCAGGTTTTTTATGAGAACAAAGTCGCAGTTTTCGAGTTATTATGGCAGCCTCATTTATTTTCTGAAGGGTATAATGAAGGCCATGCGCGTCATGTGAACGTCATTTTATATCCTATCACGAATGATGCGGGAGTCTTAAACAATGTGGTTTGTCAATGGGCAGATGTCACGGAAGCTAAAGAGGCCGAATTGGCCCTAGAGCATACAAAGACGCTTTTCCGTATGTCACGAGATCTGGCCGCAGTGGGAGCTTGGAGTCTAGATATACAAACTGGAGTGTTTGAGTGGTCTAAAGAGACCTTCCAGATCATGGGGCGTGATCCTGAAAAATTCTTTCCTACGCTGGAAACTGTGGATGTGGTTTTCTACGAGAATGACCAGCAAATCTGGGAAGAGCATATCAAGAAGTCTTTAGAGGAGGCGCGACCCCATCATTTTGAACTCCGAATTGTGCAGCCGGGGGGCAACGTACGCCAAATATCTGTAACAGGGAAGATGCGTTGGGATGCTCAGGGCGAGCCCACTGTCTTGTCCGGAGTGATGCGTGATGTGACTGATGAGCGGAAAAAAGAGGCTCGCCTAAAGATGATTTCAGAGGCCACTGAGAATGCATACAGTGGTTTCGATATCGTCGACCAAGATGGTAAATTTGTGTATGCAAACAAATCTTACTTGGATATGTGGGGCTATGATCGCTTGGAAGAAATCGTCGGCACTTCACCTGCGGGCCATTGTGTCGATCCAGAGATGCCCGCGCGCATCATCGCGACGGTTAAAAAGCATGGTCGCTTTGAGCAGATTTTTGAAGCCAAGCGTAAGGATGGTACTCACTTCACTGTGTTAATGAATGGTGGCATCAGTCACGATGAATATGGTCGTGAACTTTATTTTTCCTATTCTTTGGATATCACAGAGCGTGAATTGAATAATGCTAGACTGCAGCACCTAACGACAGTGCTTCGCTCTGTGCGTAAGGTGAACCAATTGATTACACGTAAGCAACCCGATGCGAATACCCTGTTGCGCGAGGTCACACGTATACTTGTGCGTGATCGTGGATACAGTTATGTTAGTTGTGCTTTGGTGGATCGGCACGGCAATGTTTCTGACTTTTTGGAATCGGCCGATCAGAGTGAGCATTGCGCTTTATCGATAAACTGTGAAATTGGGCAACCACTCACGTGTTATAATTTATTCTGTGCAAAAGATCACTGCATGCATTATAAAGACAGCTGCGATCTTTCTGCGATTCAGGCTTCTGAGGTCGAATCAAGTGATATCCAGGAGAGTCATCGCTTTTGCGGTTTGCTTGAATATGAGCAAATCGTCTACGGAGTCCTCACGATTTGCACTGCCCAAGGTGTTCAAGCCACCGAAGAGGAATTGGCTCTCTTCAAAGAAATGTGCAACGACATAGCCTTTGCACTGCACAGTATCGAACTCGAAGCGCAGAAGCAGGAAGCCTTTCAGCATATGGCGCTCGCCAAATCAGAGGCAGAGGTCGCTAATCGCGCTAAAGATGAATTTTTGGCTGTGATGAGCCATGAATTAAGAACACCTCTCAATCCTATTTTGGGTTTTACAGATTTATTGAGAAAGGGGGCGACTCCAGAAGATTTGGAGCTATTGGATATTATTTATCGCTCCGGTGAGCGACAATTGAAATTAATTGAAGCCATTCTTGATTATACACGATTGGATCAAGGTAAGCTCAATCAGAACAATACGACTTTCAATTTGTTAGAAATCTGTCGTTTGGCCTTCGATGGCATTCGTCCAATGAGCGACGGTTTAGCATACGAATTCGTCAACGGTCAGGGGGACTTGATGGCTATTAGTGAGACGCTTAAGGTCGTCCACGATTCAGAAATACTGTTACGTATTTTGAGTAACTTATTACAGAATGCATGTAAATATACCGACGAAGGCTATGTACGTTTAACGGTCGGTCAGGTGCACTCGTCCAGTTCGGATTTGCCGGAGTTTTGTTTCATCATTGAAGATAGTGGCATCGGGATTTCAACGGAATCCAAGGAGAAAATTTTTAACGCCTTTACACAGGTGGATAGCTCATGCTCCCGTGCACACGGAGGCCTCGGGTTGGGACTCGCCATTTGTAGTAAGTTGATTGCTTTTTCTAACGGTAGAATTGAGGTGTCCAGCCAGGCGGGCAAAGGCAGCACCTTTACCGTTACGCTTCCACTTGAAATTCAAGAGCCTGAGTTGCCACACTCGACTCAGCCCGAGGCTGGTGAAGGGCAAGCCGGCGGTTCTGCTGCGCTTCGCAGCTTACGTTTATTACTAGTCGAAGACGATGGCTTCAACCGTCTCTACTTTGAATCGCTGATGAAAAAAATCGGGCTCGATTATACGCTCGCCGATGGCGGTCATACTGCTATCGAGGCTTGCCGTCAAAAAAAGTTTGATGTGATTTTGATGGATTTACACATGCCTGAGCTCAGCGGTTTTGAAACCATGGATCTTATACGTAGCGAGGGGGCCAATAGAGCCACTCCCATTTATGCATTAACGGCTGACAACTCAGTCGGTATGCATGAGCAATGTTTATCGACTGGCATGGTTGATGTTTTAACCAAGCCAATCTCTCCAAATCAGTTGGAAGAGATCCTCGAAGCAATCGCTCAAAAATGA
- a CDS encoding cation:proton antiporter, giving the protein MNSLTQLAMGSSQDALWALCFAVGAGCLLTVLSRRLQLPTIVLLLLGGFALGPEGLELLDPNALGDLLPMIVSLAVGLILFEGALTLDLKEFKETSTVIKRLLTVGVLITWLGSGLTAYLVFDTSPAFALLMGSLIIVTGPTVIVPLLRRIRVQQKLGSILHWEGVLIDTIGVFTAILCFEWVVEGGGAVAIPSFLLRVASGAAIGFIGGYSIYWMMKKHWVPDNIANAFALASAMLIFGATELIKPEAGLLSVTIAGMIVGIKKPRQLREIKAFKAEIVDLLIGMLFLLLVARLELQQFIDFFTMGGGWVLFSVILIIRPISIAASAWGTPLNIREKALLSWVAPRGVVAASMASLFALSLSHNDNPVGDPALLESFVYSVICATVLIQGLSAGLFAKMLGLQRPAPNDWVIIGAHHFGRELARKLMRQDEQHVLLLDTNARNIALAKKEGLPALLRDGMEAEKLYEEEQALFGAGYVLALTDNIELNQILMQRWGEVLDNEKVFGWIPLDSPTTEDQLTGQSVFGDLSRPAVIGSELLQGESNFETVLWEEGKSLASGDWHPLFIRRGKQLKAVPHDASLKEIVKTEDEVICLRRAEGFLLRALHSGGFLKLECNSIESLYQQLAQVANEHVPTISREQVLTDLAEQGRVFPAFLGHGIAIPHVYCEDLDYRICFVAQLSEGLTIPGQSEAIDYVFFIISPKGDSEGHLATLADIAKTCRTERLRKQIKSAESIDDVIVAIGA; this is encoded by the coding sequence ATGAATTCATTGACACAGCTCGCAATGGGCAGCTCCCAGGATGCACTCTGGGCCCTCTGTTTCGCGGTCGGCGCCGGTTGCTTGCTTACGGTGCTCTCGCGCCGCTTACAATTGCCCACCATCGTCCTACTACTACTGGGGGGCTTTGCTCTAGGCCCGGAAGGTCTGGAGCTACTGGACCCCAATGCCTTGGGCGACTTACTGCCGATGATCGTCTCACTGGCAGTGGGATTGATCCTGTTCGAAGGCGCGCTCACGCTGGACTTAAAAGAGTTTAAAGAAACTTCAACCGTCATCAAGCGCCTGCTCACCGTGGGGGTGCTCATTACCTGGCTCGGCTCTGGTTTGACCGCCTATCTGGTCTTTGATACCTCACCGGCCTTTGCCCTGCTGATGGGCAGCTTGATTATCGTGACCGGGCCCACAGTGATCGTCCCCCTGCTGCGCCGGATTCGGGTGCAACAGAAACTGGGTAGCATCCTCCACTGGGAAGGTGTGTTAATTGATACGATCGGAGTATTCACCGCGATTCTCTGTTTTGAATGGGTCGTGGAAGGCGGCGGCGCAGTCGCCATTCCGAGCTTCCTATTACGCGTGGCCAGTGGTGCCGCGATCGGCTTTATTGGCGGCTACTCCATCTACTGGATGATGAAAAAGCACTGGGTGCCGGATAACATCGCCAATGCCTTCGCACTCGCCAGCGCCATGCTGATCTTTGGGGCCACCGAACTCATTAAGCCAGAGGCCGGCCTACTATCGGTCACGATTGCGGGCATGATTGTCGGCATCAAAAAACCGCGCCAGTTACGTGAGATAAAAGCCTTCAAAGCGGAAATCGTCGACCTACTGATCGGCATGCTGTTTCTACTATTAGTTGCGCGCCTGGAGCTCCAACAATTCATCGACTTCTTTACCATGGGAGGCGGCTGGGTCCTCTTTTCGGTGATCCTGATCATCCGCCCGATCAGTATCGCAGCCTCGGCATGGGGCACACCGCTCAATATCCGGGAAAAAGCGCTGCTCAGTTGGGTGGCTCCCCGGGGCGTGGTCGCCGCCTCGATGGCCTCACTCTTCGCCTTGAGCCTCAGCCACAATGACAATCCGGTCGGTGATCCGGCGCTATTGGAATCATTCGTCTACTCAGTGATCTGCGCCACAGTATTGATCCAAGGCTTGTCTGCAGGATTATTTGCTAAGATGCTGGGCCTCCAGCGCCCCGCTCCCAATGACTGGGTGATCATCGGCGCCCACCATTTTGGACGCGAACTGGCGCGTAAACTGATGCGCCAGGATGAGCAACACGTATTGCTACTCGATACCAATGCCCGCAATATTGCACTCGCCAAAAAAGAAGGCCTGCCCGCCCTACTGCGCGATGGCATGGAAGCCGAGAAACTCTACGAAGAAGAACAGGCGCTCTTTGGCGCAGGATATGTGCTCGCATTGACCGATAACATCGAATTAAACCAAATCTTAATGCAACGCTGGGGTGAAGTGCTGGATAACGAAAAAGTCTTTGGCTGGATCCCATTGGACAGCCCCACCACCGAAGATCAACTGACCGGACAGTCAGTATTTGGCGACCTATCACGCCCCGCCGTAATTGGCAGTGAACTGCTACAGGGCGAAAGTAATTTCGAAACAGTGCTGTGGGAAGAGGGCAAAAGCCTCGCCTCCGGCGACTGGCACCCGCTCTTTATCCGTCGTGGTAAACAACTCAAAGCCGTGCCCCACGACGCCAGCCTAAAAGAAATTGTGAAAACAGAAGACGAAGTTATATGCCTGCGCCGCGCAGAGGGCTTTTTACTACGAGCGCTCCATAGTGGCGGATTCCTAAAACTAGAGTGCAACAGCATCGAAAGCCTCTACCAACAACTCGCGCAGGTCGCGAACGAACACGTCCCCACCATCTCGCGAGAGCAAGTGCTCACCGATTTGGCTGAACAAGGCCGCGTCTTCCCAGCTTTCCTGGGCCATGGCATCGCGATCCCTCACGTCTATTGCGAAGACCTCGATTACCGCATTTGCTTTGTCGCTCAACTCAGCGAAGGCCTAACTATACCTGGCCAGAGTGAAGCCATTGACTACGTCTTCTTCATCATCAGCCCCAAAGGCGACAGTGAAGGCCACTTAGCCACACTAGCAGACATCGCCAAGACCTGCCGCACTGAACGCCTGCGCAAACAAATCAAGAGTGCCGAATCCATCGATGATGTGATCGTCGCCATCGGCGCCTAA
- the cysE gene encoding serine O-acetyltransferase, translated as MQAIDLDAHWNEIRRHAHDIVEREPALTTLLNETVLHRGSFAECLTFRLTRKLVNHSASIEVLHDTFMEAFLHQPAILQHVACDMIAVNERDPACPNVLTPLLYFKGLQALICYRVAHYLWNQKRTEFALYLQSLISETFAVDIHPAAKIGCGILLDHATSFVAGETTVIESNVSILHEVTLGGTGKERGDRHPKVRTGVLLGAGAKILGNVEIGEGAKVGAGSVVLKDVPPHTSVAGVPAQVIGQASEVCPALGMCHKLD; from the coding sequence ATGCAAGCTATCGACTTAGACGCCCACTGGAACGAAATACGACGTCACGCCCATGACATCGTGGAGCGCGAACCTGCGCTCACGACTTTACTCAACGAAACGGTGCTCCACCGCGGATCTTTTGCGGAATGCCTGACCTTCCGCCTGACGCGCAAGCTGGTAAACCATTCGGCGTCGATTGAGGTGCTGCATGATACCTTCATGGAAGCTTTCCTGCATCAGCCGGCCATTTTACAACATGTGGCCTGCGATATGATTGCAGTCAACGAGCGCGACCCAGCCTGCCCCAACGTGCTCACCCCCCTGCTCTACTTCAAAGGCTTGCAAGCTCTGATCTGCTACCGAGTCGCTCACTACTTGTGGAATCAAAAGCGCACTGAATTTGCGCTCTACCTCCAAAGCCTGATTTCGGAGACTTTCGCAGTCGACATCCACCCCGCAGCCAAGATCGGCTGCGGCATTTTACTGGACCACGCCACCAGCTTTGTGGCTGGCGAAACCACTGTCATCGAAAGCAATGTATCCATCCTGCACGAGGTCACACTCGGGGGCACCGGCAAAGAACGCGGCGATCGTCACCCCAAGGTGCGCACTGGTGTGCTACTCGGGGCCGGGGCCAAAATTCTAGGCAATGTGGAAATTGGCGAAGGCGCCAAGGTCGGTGCAGGCAGCGTCGTGCTTAAAGATGTGCCCCCACACACCAGCGTCGCCGGCGTGCCGGCACAAGTCATCGGCCAGGCCTCCGAAGTCTGCCCGGCACTCGGAATGTGCCACAAACTGGACTAA